In Candidatus Hamiltonella defensa 5AT (Acyrthosiphon pisum), one genomic interval encodes:
- the aroA gene encoding 3-phosphoshikimate 1-carboxyvinyltransferase produces the protein MSKSLNLEPIGKINGTVYLPGSKSISNRVLLLSALAAGKTRLTNFLDSDDTRYMLEALKALGVRYTVSKNGTCCEVEGVNGPLNTPHPIELMTGNAGTVMRFLTAVLSLGQSDVVLTGGARMKERPMDPLVDALRQGNAQITYLEKKNSPPLRLRGGFRGGNLTLRGNISSQFLTALLIMAPLAEQDTAIEVQGFLVSKPYVEMTLHLMRVFGISVTHKHYRTFNIKAHQKFKSPGHYRIEGDATAASYFLAAAAIKGGCVRVIGVGQKSIQGDVQFADVLQKMGAFIHWGEDYIECRPGRLKGIDMDMNSMPDAAMTLATTALFSEGPTRIQNIYNWRLKETDRLSAMSAELRKLGAQIKEGQDYIEIISPKNLKAAEIQTYNDHRIAMSFSLMALSDMPIRILNPRCTSKTFPDFFQKLAYLSGTV, from the coding sequence ATGTCAAAATCTCTCAATTTAGAACCTATCGGAAAGATCAATGGAACAGTTTATTTACCAGGTTCAAAAAGTATTTCTAATCGTGTTCTTTTATTATCCGCTTTGGCTGCTGGAAAAACTCGGCTGACCAACTTTTTAGACAGTGACGATACTCGATATATGCTAGAAGCCCTCAAAGCGCTTGGAGTCCGTTATACTGTTTCAAAAAATGGCACCTGCTGTGAAGTAGAAGGAGTCAACGGGCCGTTAAACACCCCTCATCCGATTGAATTAATGACCGGCAATGCAGGTACTGTGATGCGTTTTCTGACGGCCGTTCTTTCATTAGGTCAATCTGATGTAGTATTGACAGGGGGAGCACGAATGAAAGAAAGGCCCATGGATCCTCTGGTCGACGCGTTACGTCAAGGTAATGCTCAAATCACCTATTTAGAAAAAAAAAATTCTCCTCCTCTTCGCCTTCGTGGCGGTTTTCGTGGCGGAAATTTAACCCTCCGAGGGAATATCTCAAGTCAATTTTTGACCGCTTTATTGATTATGGCGCCTTTGGCCGAACAAGATACCGCTATTGAAGTGCAAGGCTTTCTGGTGTCTAAACCTTATGTAGAGATGACATTGCATTTAATGCGTGTTTTTGGGATCAGTGTGACGCATAAACATTACCGCACCTTCAACATTAAGGCCCATCAAAAATTTAAATCACCTGGACACTATCGAATCGAAGGGGATGCAACAGCGGCGTCGTATTTTTTAGCCGCAGCAGCCATCAAAGGAGGTTGTGTCCGTGTGATAGGTGTCGGTCAAAAAAGCATACAAGGGGATGTTCAATTTGCAGATGTGTTACAAAAAATGGGGGCCTTCATTCATTGGGGAGAGGATTATATTGAATGTCGTCCTGGACGATTAAAAGGCATAGATATGGATATGAACAGTATGCCGGATGCCGCCATGACACTCGCAACGACGGCGTTATTTTCCGAAGGCCCTACAAGGATTCAAAATATTTATAATTGGCGTCTTAAAGAGACAGACCGCCTTTCTGCGATGTCGGCTGAATTAAGAAAATTGGGGGCACAAATCAAAGAAGGGCAAGATTATATCGAAATTATTTCTCCAAAAAATTTAAAAGCAGCTGAAATTCAGACCTACAACGACCATCGTATAGCAATGTCTTTTTCATTAATGGCTCTGTCAGATATGCCAATACGCATTTTAAATCCAAGGTGCACTTCAAAAACCTTTCCTGATTTTTTTCAAAAACTGGCTTATCTTAGCGGTACTGTATAA
- the cmk gene encoding (d)CMP kinase: MKKVNQVLTVDGPSGAGKGTLCQALADYLGWHLLDSGAIYRVLALAALRHQIDFSMEADLIPLAIHLDVSFQSQNRCLRVILDKEDVSDKIRTELVAHSASQLASFPKVREALLKRQRAFQKAPGLIADGRDMGTLVFPDAFIKIFLHASPQERARRRMIELQKKGFNVNFSSILSKMNDRDDRDATRQIAPLLPASDALIIDSTHMPAQEVVEQVLEHAKKWLTF, encoded by the coding sequence ATGAAAAAAGTAAACCAAGTATTAACGGTTGATGGGCCTAGTGGAGCAGGGAAAGGGACACTGTGTCAAGCATTAGCAGACTATCTGGGATGGCATCTTCTAGACTCAGGGGCTATTTATCGAGTACTTGCATTAGCTGCTCTGCGGCATCAAATCGATTTCAGTATGGAAGCGGATTTAATTCCTCTGGCTATTCATCTTGATGTTTCTTTTCAGTCACAAAATCGATGCTTACGGGTTATTTTAGATAAAGAAGATGTCAGCGATAAAATTCGCACTGAATTAGTGGCTCATTCTGCGTCTCAATTGGCCTCTTTTCCGAAAGTACGAGAAGCATTGCTCAAGCGACAGCGGGCGTTTCAAAAAGCACCTGGTTTAATTGCTGATGGTAGAGATATGGGCACTTTGGTTTTCCCAGATGCTTTTATCAAAATATTCCTTCATGCATCCCCCCAAGAACGTGCTCGGCGGCGGATGATCGAGTTGCAAAAAAAAGGGTTTAATGTTAATTTCAGCAGCATTTTATCTAAAATGAACGATCGAGATGATCGTGACGCTACTAGACAAATTGCTCCTTTATTACCAGCCTCGGACGCATTAATAATAGATTCTACTCATATGCCAGCTCAGGAAGTGGTTGAACAAGTGTTAGAGCACGCAAAAAAATGGCTCACTTTTTAG